The Pseudomonas sp. MH9.2 genomic interval ATCGTGGCGAGTCTCGCGAGTCGAAACATATCGAGGGGCTGAGAGAGCATAAGGAATACCTCACCTATCTGGTGCGGGATGCCAAGGGCAATACGTTGTTGCAGTCTCACGATGCCGACCCGAGTGTATTCAATGCCCAGCCGATTGAGGGCTTTGCCACCACTGGCAAGTACCGTCTGTATGCCGTTAGCGCCCTGCGCGAAGCAGTGTTTATCGAAGTCGCGGAGCCATTGGCGCATCGCCGCGAAGCTGCACAGGAAGCGTTACTCGCCTTGCTCTTGCCATTGCTGATACTCATCCCGATCAGCCTGTTGGGAACCTGGCTATTGGTTCACTTCAGTCTGCGCAGCGTCCTGGCTTACCGTCGCGCAATCGAGACCCGCGGGGTAGGCGATCTATCCCCCATTAAGGTGTCTCAATTGCCCGCAGAAATTGATCCGCTGGCCGAAGCGGTCAATCATCTGATGGAGCGGCTTCGTCGGGCGCTGGAGGCTGAGCGCAGCTTTACTGCCAATAGCGCCCATGAGCTACGCACCCCGTTGGCGGCGGCATTGGCGCAGATGCAGCGGTTACGTCGCGAGGCGCCTGACGGACCATTGCAGGTGCGCGCGGCAAAGATCGAGACTTCGCTTCGTGAGTTGGCACGGCTCTCGGAAAAGCTCATGCAACTGGCCAAGGCCGAAGGGGGCGGGCTTCTATCTGAAGCCCCGCAAGACCTTATCCCGCTGCTGGCCCATGTAGCGGAAGAGTTGAACGCTACTGCCGGGCAGCGGATTCATTTAACCCTGCCTGCGGAGGGGGACGTGTTATCAACGATTGACCCGGATGCCTTTGCCATCCTTTTACGCAATCTGATCGAGAACGCGTTGAAGCATGGCGCGCCGGATCAGCCGGTAGAGGTGAGCTTGTCGAGTCAGGCGCTTCTAACAGTCGTGAATGCGGGCTCGACAGTGCCTGCGCAGGTTCTGGAGCGGCTCACCGAGCGCTTCGTGCGAGGTAACAGCGAGGCCAACGGCTCCGGTCTTGGGCTGGCAATCGCACAAACGATTGTTCGAGGCGTTGAGGCGACAATGAGCCTCGCATCCCCCGCAACAGACAAACAGGATGGCTTTGAAGTTAGGGTGCAGTTTGTGCTTGCGCGGCCATGAAGAAGTCTGACCTTACCGGGCGTTCTCTGATAACGTTAATAAAATAAAGAGGGGGCTTAAACGTTTCATTGGAGGCGGGTTTGATACTTAGTCGGGTGACAAGTTGCCACACTCGTATAACTTCCGTGAATAGCACTTGGTTCGCTGAATGCATATTGATTGCGGCGGCGAGACGGAATTGGATCCGATTATTGCGTCTTAATCATTGGCGTCAAAATGCAGTCGGCGGGGCATGTGTAATGATGATATGTGAAGTATGAAATAGGTATAACCCGGCGCAGTATAGTGATATCGTAAAGCCATCCCAAGGAACGCTGGCTACAATTATTTATACACGCTAACCACGTGCTACACGCGTAAAAAGTTACGACTAAAGTGCTATTCAAGAACCGCTTCGGCGGCGGCGAGTATCAACAGCTCTGATGTGCTCAGTCGGGACCAATACACAGTGGAAGATGAGTGTTTTCTGTCGTAAATAATTTGAGGGTGCAACGTTTAAACGGGGTGCCCGCTCGAGCGCTGGCGTATGTCAATCAAGCACCTTTTTCGCATTAACTTAAGACGACTGATTCTCTTTCTGGCGTTTTTCAGTGCCATTCTCACGCTCACCAACAGTCTGTATGCAAGCTATTGTGTACAGCGCCAGTTGC includes:
- a CDS encoding HAMP domain-containing sensor histidine kinase encodes the protein MKTTFSLQKRLGLGLTLGMTLLWLGGTAGAWLVVQHELNEAFDSALEETAQRILPLAVLEISNRGESRESKHIEGLREHKEYLTYLVRDAKGNTLLQSHDADPSVFNAQPIEGFATTGKYRLYAVSALREAVFIEVAEPLAHRREAAQEALLALLLPLLILIPISLLGTWLLVHFSLRSVLAYRRAIETRGVGDLSPIKVSQLPAEIDPLAEAVNHLMERLRRALEAERSFTANSAHELRTPLAAALAQMQRLRREAPDGPLQVRAAKIETSLRELARLSEKLMQLAKAEGGGLLSEAPQDLIPLLAHVAEELNATAGQRIHLTLPAEGDVLSTIDPDAFAILLRNLIENALKHGAPDQPVEVSLSSQALLTVVNAGSTVPAQVLERLTERFVRGNSEANGSGLGLAIAQTIVRGVEATMSLASPATDKQDGFEVRVQFVLARP